The genomic interval AAAACCTCAGGTGGCAtgcaaatggaaaaaaaaatctaatggATTGTTATGACATGCTTCCAATTCACCGCAATGGAAgaaaattgattatttatttcCTGAGTTTGGGATTGATCCAAGAAATCTTAGACTTGGTCTTGCAATAGATGGTATGAATCCTTGTAGTAATTTAAGTAGCAAGCATAGTTCGTGGCCTATTTTagtcattttttataattttccgTATTGGTTGTGTATGAAGAGAAAACatatgatgttgtctatgatgatatccgtaCCAAGACAACctggaaatgacatagatgtttactTAAATCCATTGATCGGAGACTTGAAGTTTGTATGGGATCAAGGACTTGAAGTATTTGATGCATATGAGAAGGTCGATTTCAATTTGCGGGCattgttattttgcaccattaACGATTTTCAAGCATATGGGAATTTGATCGGTTACAGTGTTAAAGGACATAGTGCTTGCCCGATATGTGAAGAGAACATAAGTCCCCATCAACTCAAACATAGGAGGAAAACTTCTTACATTGGGCATCGAAGGTTTCTGAAACATAATCACCCTTATCGTAGGTTAAAGAAAGTTTTTAATGGAACTCGGGAAGACAAAATTGCTCATCCACCCTTAACTGGCGAGGAAGTGTACAACCAAGTCTGTAATGTGAATGTGACTTTTGAAAAAACACAGAAGAAAAGCATTGTGAAAAACATATGGAAGAAGAAATTCatattcttttaacttccatatTGGTCAAAGTTAGATCTTAGACATTGCATAAATGTAATGCATGTGGAAAAAAATGTATGTGATAGTATAATTGACACATTGTTGAATATTAAAGGAAAGATCAAAAATGGTATAAATGCTCGTAAAGATCTAGTTGAGATGGGTGTTCGCTTGGAGTTGCAGCCACAACCTCAtggtaaatgaatatatttgccTCCAACATGTCATACTTTGTCAAAATCTGAAAAGTTATGTTTTTGCGAGTGTCTGCGGGGAGTTAAAGTACCATAAGGATactcttaaaatattaaaagtctTGTGTCAATGCAACATTTTGAAACTTGTGGGCTTAAAATCTCATGATTGTCATGTTCTCATGCAAGACCTTCTCCCAATTTTTATTCGTGGAATTTTACCAAAAAACGTTAGACAAGTGATCACTCGCTTATGAATATTCTTCAATGTTTTTTGTAGAAAAGTTATTGATCCTAATAGCTTGGATGAATTAGAAATGAAGCTATCATTATCTTGTGTCAGCTAGAGATGTATTTTCCTCCTTCATTTTTTAACATCATGGTTCGTCTAATTGTTCATTTAGTGGGGGAAATTAGAATATGTGGTCCTTCTTTTTTACGTTGGATGTACCCAATTGAGCGATGCATGAAGATATTCAAAGGGTATGTGAAGAATTCGTACCGTCCAGAAGCATCTATTGTTGTGAGATACATTGTTGAGGAAGCAATTGATTTTTGTACAATGTATATGTCAGAAGTAGAAGCCATAGGAGTTCCAAAGTCGAAGCATGAAGTAATGTGTGAAGGTAAAGGCACACAAGGTGTGAGGGTGGTTCAAAAATACCAACATGAAGTTCTCGAAAcacatttgtatattttaacaACACCAATGATGTTCTTCCTTATTTAGATGAACACAAAATGTTGTTAAAGTCAATGAACACGTGAAAATGAGAAATGGTTGTTGACTGAGCATAACAAGACCTTCTTGAAATGGTTTAACGATAAAATTGGTCAAGAAGATTATGATATTGAGGAATTTAAATTGTTAGCACGATGACCTAATTTTGATGTCATAATACGGATTGGGTATGATATTAATATGATGTCTTTTTATACAAATACTGAAGATGAAAAAAGTACTATGCAGAATAGGTGCTCAGGCAGAGTCTATGCACTTTGCTAGTTCAAAAGACAATAATCCTATTGTGACTACTCTAAGTTACTTTGGAGTAATTGAAGAAATCTGGAAGGTGGACAATGTCAAATTTAGAGTGCTTGTATttaagtgtaaatgggttgattgTAACACAGGAGTGCATGTAGATGAATTGGGTTTTCCTTTGGTTGATCTTACAAAGATAGCATGGAAGGAAGATCCTTTCATTATGGCTTACCAAGCAAAACAAGTTTTTTATGTGAAAGATCCTTCTAATGAAAGGTTGTCAATTGTCATACAGGGGAGAACTGAACATGATGTTCATCCATATGATGACTCAAGGATCCAATCTGTAGACAAATCTTCATTCTCAAGACAATTACCTCCTTTGAATGACGAAAATGATGTAAATGAAGTACTTGCTACACGCCACGATCACAATGAAGAAATATAGGAGAACATTTTAACACTTTCACAATAGAAatcaagtattttttattagcttttttatttaaaaattgttttatttaatttaaatatatatcttaaacatgtttttattcTATGTAGGTCGATCACAATGGtcttagaatatatggctttaaagtagagggggtgaattgtttaaagagagttttcgcaatcttttaagccttgaatgaaattacttcgtaAAAACCTTGAttgagaaatcagtttttcaaaacacaaagctaaaagcacatcactagtaaaacaatcggttgtttcgcagaaacaatcggttgtttatcaaaactgaattttaaaaagttaaggatagagagaatgcacacagatgtttatactggttcactctaaacccagagctacattcagtcttctcagaaaccactgaggaattccactaagcaatcaaacctagatcacttacaacacaaccaagaaagtgaccttgatcccctcaagacacacacttctctgggccaacacaccaacactaagaatgctgatcttgatcccctcaagaacacacaaaacTTCTCAGaaaaacacacaaacaaacttgttcaacagaatacaaggattacacttgttacataagcaaatctgaaatcaatacaagcagaaatcctatctcacactctataaacaatctcaactctttgaaaaactcaaaaacttgtatTCAAAAGATTGTTacttaaatctgtttttttgaatttattcaaagatattgtttgttatcaaatcttaacaaacttattcattgcatttaatgattggtcaaagcatttaaagactggagcgtaaatagttaaagcatttaaagctcagtcaaagctaaaacagtttttctgttacggtaccaaaacaaacaatcggttgtttcatcgaatcaatcggttgttttggttttaacagctcaaccacttgaaaaacagttttcaatcttttctcaaaacatctaagtataaaacaatcggttgtttcgacaaaacaatcgtttgtttttcacttagtttgaaaaacactttttcttttaaaagattgagaatgcctatgctttggattcaatctagagtggattacaaaactcaaactaccccagatcctaactaagacagcttagcaacagcaagcacagccaagccttcaacatccttcaaagggtttggattcttcaaagcttgaacaccacttggttcaacaatctccccctatttgatgaagacaaatccctagtgcttgtgtttgatcttattgaatctgaagcagtacctgcaaaactAGCATATATACAGTCTAATActtcttacagcagcaggtAAGATTTTCACACAATTAAAGGATAAAACCTGATAAACAATCGGCTGTTtactcgaaacaatcggttgtttctatcagcagcagcagaaaacagttttatatTAGAGATTTTAACAGATTACACAGTTtcagataaagatatacaagaaccaattaattctccccctatttgtcttcacaaatagactttagcatgtatcaaaacagatttaggagagctcattaagatcaaggatacctaactcatttcttaggaagaaaaacctctcttttggtaaaggtttcgtgaagatgtcagctaactgcagtttggtctccacaaacttcacttcacagttcccattgtttacatgatccctgatgaaatgatgccttatctcaatatgtttggtccttgagtgttgaatctgatttttgttaagattgatggcacttgtgttatcacacatcaaaggaaccttgctgatttgtaatccaaagtctgcaagttgttgtttgagccacagaatttgtgcacaacagcttccagcagcaatatactcagcctcaacagtagagagagcaacacatgcttgcttcttgctatgccataaGATTAGGCTTaagccaagaaggtggcaagtgccacttgtgctctttctatctagcttgcaacctgcaaagtcagaatctg from Phaseolus vulgaris cultivar G19833 chromosome 1, P. vulgaris v2.0, whole genome shotgun sequence carries:
- the LOC137815600 gene encoding uncharacterized protein; translated protein: MGMEYEKIHACPNACILYRKEIESLHKCPRCGVSRYKVKDAESEEDYVKKGPPAKTLWYIPIILRFYRLFVNVNDAKNLRWHANGKKNLMDCYDMLPIHRNGRKLIIYFLSLGLIQEILDLRKHMMLSMMISVPRQPGNDIDVYLNPLIGDLKFVWDQGLEVFDAYEKVDFNLRALLFCTINDFQAYGNLIGYSVKGHSACPICEENISPHQLKHRRKTSYIGHRRFLKHNHPYRKIKNGINARKDLVEMGVRLELQPQPHVGEIRICGPSFLRWMYPIERCMKIFKGYVKNSYRPEASIVVRYIVEEAIDFCTMYMSEVEAIGVPKSKHEMKKVLCRIGAQAESMHFASSKDNNPIVTTLSYFGVIEEIWKVDNVKFRVLVFKCKWVDCNTGVHVDELGFPLVDLTKIAWKEDPFIMAYQAKQVFYVKDPSNERLSIVIQGRTEHDVHPYDDSRIQSVDKSSFSRQLPPLNDENDVNEVLATRHDHNEEI